GGACTCCCTATTTGCGTTTTGGATCGCTTGGGCATCTGCTAGATATTCATGATTGATTCGTGCTAATTTTTTGATGATATATATGAATGGATTGATCCACAATAGGGCTGTAATCAATTCAAAGAATAGGATATCTAAAGAGTGCCATTCCTTTGCATGCACTTTCTCATGGCTAAGAATTAAGTCTTGCTCTTCGGTGGAAAGTTGACTGCCTAAAAAAACTGTATCGAGAAATGTATAAGCTTCAGCACTGTCGGCAATGATGCATTGACGTACCTGATCTATCTTTTGAGATTGAGGCCTTTTCAACAATAGTGTTGCTGTCCTTCCAATCAATTTGATCAATAGAATTGTTGAAATAGACATATATACCCAAGGTAAGTAGGAGAGGAAATTCATTCCTTGGGTGGTAGGGGAAGCATCCATTGATACCGCATCTAGAAAAATTGTGCCCGCTACGAGGTTCGATGGTACGCCTTCGAATCGAAAGGAAATTAAAGGAATGATTAATGATAGTGTAGCGCTACCTAATAAAAAGAAGCGATTGAAGTTGAATGACTTTTCGTTCTTCAGCGCCAAAAGGTAGAATAGACTAAAGGCACCTAAGGCCAAACCAGATTCTAAGAGATAGTTGAGTAGGTTATTCATGATCAGTGGATTTATGTTCTTTTTTGGCAAGTTCGACTAGTTCATTGAGCTCATTTACACTCAGATTATTCTCTTCTGCGAAGAAGGAAACCAAATTTTTGAATGACCCACCAAAATAGCCATCCATGAAGTTGGATAAATAGAATTTGGAGTAGTCCTTCTTTGCCACGATTGGAAAGTATTCATAAGTTTTGCCGTAGGCTTTGTGCGAGACAAACTCTTTTGTTTCCAATATTCTCACAATTGTAGAGACTGTATTATAAGCCGGCTTAGGCTCCGGTAGTTTGGCAATGATGTCATGCACCACGCCTCTTTCGATTTGCCACAGTGCCTTCATGACCTGTTCTTCCGCTTTTGTTAGTTCTTTCATATTACTTAATTTCTTTACAATCTTATAACTATAAACTTAGTTATACAACTAAAATAATAATTAATTAACTAAAAATATGGTTGATTCTGCCAATATGTATTTTGTTATTCCTGTTTTTCTTACTTTCAACTATGCAATGTAGTTGCAAAGAGACTATATTTGCACTCATGGAAACTAAGGGACGAAAAGAGATACTCAAACGACATGGCATGAGAGTTACAGATTGCCGATTAGATGTTTTGGATTTATTCATCAATAGAAAACAAGCGCTCTCTCAAAAAGATTTAGAAGAGAACCTCACTGCTTATGACCGAGTGACACTATACCGTACATTACACAGTTTTATTGATAGTGGTGTACTTCACAAAATCCCAAATGACAATGGTATAGCTTCCTATGGTGTATGTTTTGATACTTGTAGTCCTGAATCTCATCAGCACGATCATGTGCATTTCAAATGCACGGCTTGCGGGCAATTAGAATGTATAGAGGAACACATTCACTTGCCAGCCATTAGTCTTCCTCGAGATTATAAAATGGGCGCCGTAGACATTATAGTAAATGGCGTTTGTGGAACTTGTACCGCGGGATAAGATCATGAAGAATTTTTTGGGATTGATAGTGGGGCTGGTAGTCAGTACATCTGCCTGGTCTCAGGTGCAGTTGTCAGGTATAATCTATGATGCGGAAAACAGAGAACCATTACCTGGAGCGATAGTGAGTATTCACGAGCTGGACGTTACAAAGGTCACTGATATTGATGGTAAGTTTTTGTTTGAGAGCATAAGACCTGCGACTTATCATTTGCATATCAGCTATATGGGATACAAGGCCAGAACTATGGTGAAAAGTGTAAGGCAAGCCGAAAATTTAAGCATCTATCTTGAGCCAACTACCTTAGAGTTGAGTGAGATTGTTGTGGAATCCAATCATTACAAAACCGGTCCGAAGGAACAGACTTTGCCGATGGAAATTCTGGATGCCGAATTTTTGGCCAAAAACAGAAAAGGTACTTTTGTGAACTCGTTGGAAGACATTCCGGGTATCAGCGCGATTAATACGGGCGTAGGCATTTCCAAACCGGTCATTCGCGGCATGAGTTTCAATCGAGTGATTGTAAATGACAAAGGAGTGAAGCAGGAAGGTCAGCAATGGGGGACTGACCATGGGTTGGAAATTGACATGTTCGAACCAGGTCGAGTGGAAGTTATAAAGGGTCCAGGCTCGTTAATGTATGGTTCTGATGGTTTGGGAGGTGTGATTAATATATTTCCTCCGGCTATTCCTCAGAACAAGGAGATTGAGGGTTCGGTGCAAGGGATCTATAAATCCAATAACCATTTAATAGGTACTTCGACAGTAGTGCAGGGTAAAAAAGATGACTGGGTATATCGGGGAAGATTCAGTACGCAGGATTTTGGAGACTACCGCGTGCCAGCAGATCAATTTACATACAATGGCTACAATCTCCCCATATACAACGAACGTCTAAAAAATACAGCTGGAAGAGAACGGAACTTCACATTGATGACGGGTATCAAGAAGAACTGGGGCTATTCCACACTTACGGTGAGCAACTTTCATCAAAAGGCAGGGTTGTTTGTAGGCGCAGTGGGAATCCCTAGGTCTTATCAGCTCGAGCACGACGGATCTTACCGAAATATTGATATCCCTAATCAGGAAACGAGGCACTTTAAGATTGCTAGTAATTCGAATGTTTTAATTAGAGGCAAATGGCTGGAAATGGACTGGGGCTACCAGCGTAATCGTCGAGAAGAGCACTCAGACCCTACGGCTCATGGTCAAGAAGAAGGACCTGATGGTACCCTGGAACATGGATTGGATTTGCAGACTATAAGTGTGAACTCAAGATACTTCTGGCAGGCCACAGAATCCCATACACGTATTATCGGCTTGCAAGGACAATATCAGTGGCACGATTGGGACGGATATGCTTTTTTATTACCAGAATTTAGAAGTAGCAATATTGGAGTGTTTGTCTATGAGGAATACAGCTGGGCCAATCGATTTACTGCAACCGGTGGTTTGCGTGTTGATTATGCCATTCGTGATATTACTGGCTACAGTGAGTCAGATGGAACGATTTTTTTTCAATACAATGAAGATATTTATAGAGAGTATTTCAACCTATCAGGAGCGCTTGGTCTTTCATATTATCCAAGCGAACTGCTAAACATTAAATTCAATCTGGGTACCAGTTACCGTGTGCCTACACCGAATGAACTATCTATCAATGGACTGCATCACGGTACATTCAGATATGAACTGGGCGAACCAAGCCTGACCTCTGAGCGTGGAGTGCAAATGGACTTAAGTATGAGCTACCAGAAGAAAGATTTCAGTTTAGTAGTCACTCCTTTTATGTCATATTTTGATGGGTTCATTTATTTGGCAGCCACCACACAATTTTCCTCAGATTTCAATCCCTTTTTGCCAGCAGAAAGCGGTCAAATTTATCAGTATCGGCAAAACGATGCAGTATTTGCCGGAACCGAGGTCGCTATTGAGTACCATCCTTTGGAAGCATTGCATTGGCGTGCGGGATATGAATATGTGTACAATTACAACCTGGACTCCAAGTTGCCGCTTCCTTTTACTCCGCCAGGATCACTGTATTCTGAACTGGAGTATGGATTTGACGTGAAAGGGGCTCTATTGGAAGATATTCATGTAGGTGCTAACACCAAATGGGTATTCGATCAAGAGCGTGTAGACAGAAATGAGAACACGACACCTGGCTATTGGTTATTAGGTATTAATGCTGGAATGGGCATTCGAATGGGAAAAGCTGCCATTGGTCAGATTACTTTTTCCGCTCAAAACCTTTTCGATAAAAAATACTTCAATCACCTGAGTAGATACAGGCTGCTAAACCTACCCGAGCAGGGAAGAAATTTCGTCATATCTTTCAAAATTCCTTTTGCAATTAAGTAACATTAGTATTAATATTGCAATATTGTTGCAAATAAAAATTTTCAAATGAAAAAGATGAATGTATGGCTTTTAGCCATTTTAGTAGCACCGGTTTGGTTTTCTTGTGATGACGATGATGCTGTAGATACAACGGCGCCAACGATTACCTTAGAGGATCCTGTAAATGGAGAAGCTATTGCTGCCGGAACAACCATGGAGGTACATGGTGATTTGGAAGATGATGTGGATTTGGCTACCTATAGCATTACTATTCATGATAATTTCGATGGCCATGCGCACGGAAGAATGCAAAGTAAATTTAGTTTCAGTGAAAGCTATGAGACGGAAGGTACGAATGTTCATATGCATCAGGAAATTGAAATTCCGGCAACAGTAACCGCCGGCCCGTACCACTTTATTGTTCAAGCTATTGATGCAGCAGGCAACTCAACATCTTTTCAGGATGATTCTAATGTAGAAGTAGAAATCTGGATTACCAACGAGGAAATGGGACATATCACATTTACTGATGCCAATGACGTTGAAATCGAAGAGCTGGAAGGTGTAGTAGGACAGGCGCTTGAGGTTGACGGGTATGTACTCGACGAAAGTGGCACTTTGGCACATATTGATATTAGCGTAGGTCATCTGGACGAGGAAGAAGGAGATCATGACGGACACAATCACGGACGTGTACTTGAAGACGCCATCTATGACAAGGAGTTTGATGTTGAAGGTGAAGGTATGGTGCAATTTCGGAATCTACTAGCCAACGAGTCTATCGTGGTAAGTCAATCTGATCTGGATGAATTAGAAGAAGGAGAGCATCTTCATTTAATTGTAAGAGTTGAAGATGCTGATGGCAATATTAGTCGCGGTACTATTGAAATACATTTTGATTGATTGGAATATATAATACAGTTCAGTTAAAGTTAAGAAGGGCCATTGGTCCTTTTTTTATGGCTAGATTATTCCGTAATCTCGATGGGATTCCCCTCAGGGTCGGCTATTACACTTTCATAATAGCCGTCACCTGTGGTTCTGGGCTCGCCTAAAATAGAGAAGCCATCCGCTCTAAATTGATTGGTGAGTTCGTCTACCCGTTGTTTAGTACCCACTGAAAAGGCCAGGTGTGCCAAGCCATTGTGCTTTTTGTCACTTTCTTGTTGTGGCAGGTAATCGGGGTTGTGCATCAATTCGATTCGAGTTTTTCTATGATCAAATCGAAGAAAATATGAACTGAAATTTTTCGCTGGATTCTCATATCGATTTCCTTTTTCAGCCTGAAAGTACTTGGAGTAAAACGCACTCATACCTTCGAGATCATTCACCCAAATGGCGGCATGCTCTATTTTAATTTTTGGTTGCCGTGGACCATTGTGTTTCAATTTTAGAACCAGCAATGCCATCTGAAGAGTAAAAACGATAGTATTGGTAATGATGATGGGCAAATCAAAAATTAGGATACCATAGGTGAGCCAGGTACTAGACGAACAAACAAAAATGATCAATGTCCACAAGGACAAATCTTCGACCGATCGAGTCTTGAGTGATTGCCAAACCTGCGGAACAAAACTGGAGATCGTCAGTGCCACGGCCAAGTAGCCAAATAGAGGTGCGTATGAATTCATAGAAAATGTTAATAGTCCAGCAAAACTGATGAAGAAATGGTGAACGGCTCAATTTTGCCAATATATTATTAATTAATCTTCATCTTCTACGTGAATTCCCTATTTTCGATTCTATGGATCGAAGAAGTTTTGTAAAGAAATCGGCTGTGGCCTCTGCGGCCACTATGCTTACCCTCAATGCCGCCCATGCAAAGGCAGTTGAAAATCAATCGCTGATCAAACCCAAAGCACTAAAAAAAGGAGATACGATTGGATTGATCACTCCAGCCAGCGCAGTGACCAGACAGGCTTTCGAAAAGGCTGTGGAGAACTTGAAAGCCATGGGGTTTGTGGTGAAATACACGGACAATATGAGCGTGCGCAAAGGCTTTTTAGCAGGCACTGACCAGCAGCGACTCGATGATCTACATCAAATGTTTTCTGACCCCAATATCGATGGGATCGTTTGTGCCAGGGGAGGTTATGGGTCAGGACGGCTGTTGCCAAAGATCAATTATGATCTGATCAAGGCCAACCCGAAAGTTTTGGTCGGGTACAGCGACATCACAGCGCTGCTTTATGGCATCCATCAGAAAACGGGTTTGGTTTGTTTTCATGGACCGGTAGGCGCTTCTGAGTATTCGGAGTTTACGGATAAGGCCTTCGAGCAAGTACTAATGAAAGGCAAAGCACCCAAATTCGAAAGACCGAAGGAGTGGGAAGAAAATGAAGATCCTGCATTCCAATCTTTGCCCATTGTAGAAGGTACGGCTGAAGGTGGATTGGTGGGCGGTAATCTCAGTTTGATGTGCTCAATCATGGGTACGCCTTATGATATTGATTTTAAAGGCAAGATCGTTTTCATCGAAGAAATAGGGGAGTCGCCTTATCGCGTAGACCGTATGCTGACGCAGTTGCTCAATTCAGGTAAACTCAGCGAAGCCAAGGGAGTTGCTATGGGTGTATTTAGAGGCTGCGAAACCAAACCCGATGATCCAGACTTTGCATTGTCGACCAGCTTGGAGAACGTCTTGAAAGATCGATTCGGCCATATAAATATTCCGGTACTTTATGGTCTACCCATAGGTCATATCGATGACAATGCCACCTTACCCTTTGGCGTGCAAGCCGAGCTGGATGTAGAGAATGGAAGTTTGAAGCTGTTGGAGAAAGGGGTGGAGTGATTAGGTAAACACCTTTTCACTGGCTTTCACTGGCGCAAGTTTAGCGAAGCGTAACTTGTGACTAACAATGAATATCGAGTTTGTAACTCGGAAATATTGATAGCATAAGTGTTAAACACTCATGCTGGCGTAAGTTTAAATCAATTAATTTGTTAGATATGAAAAACCAATTGAATTACTACTTAATAGCCGTATTTTCCATTTTTGTTGGGAGCCAAATTACAGAAGGCGTTCTGCTGGTTCCCTATTGGCAATCGATGTCTTCCAGTGAATTTTATAGCTACTATCAAGAATTCGGACCAGCTATTAATCGATTCTACACGGTGCTGACCATTGTGGCTTTGTTGATTCCTATTGCATTAGCTATTTACTATTATAGCAATCGATCGGCGGGTTTCAAATATGCCCTGACTTCAACCGCGCTGGCCATTTTATTTGTCTCTTGTTTTTACATTTATTTCAAAGGGACTAATCAAGCTTTCTATCAATCTGCATTTAACGAAGTCGACCTGAAAAACGAATTACTAACATGGGCCAGCTGGCATTGGGGGAGAGTGGTTTTAGAATGCCTGTCTTTGTGTTTTTTAATATTAGCTGTTTCGAAAAAGAATTAACTACTGGCAGCAAGTTTAGCGAAGCGTAACTTGTGACTAATAATGAGTCAAGATATGCGTATTGTAGAATGAAGAAATCTAAATGGATTCAGTAACACAAATAGTATTGGGTGCCGCGGTAGGTGAAGCCGTATTAGGAAAGAAGGTAGGCAATAAAGCGATGCTTTATGGCGCCATTGCCGGAACCATTCCAGACTTAGATGTGATGGCTTCACATGTCACAGATACAGTGACAGCTTTAGCTGTACATCGCGGGTTTACGCATTCCATTGTTTTTTCTGTGCTATTTGCTCCTGTTTTTGGGTGGCTAGTTTCTCGATACGAAAGTCTGAGGAATTTCAAAAGTTGGTCCTGGTTGTTCTTCTGGGCATTCATTACACATCCCATATTAGATGCGCATACTACATGGGGTACGCAGTTGTTTTGGCCCTTTGATTTGCGACTGGCTTTCAAGACCATCTTTGTGATCGATCCATTATACACATTGCCCTTCTTGGTGTTTTTGATTTTGACGATGCTGCAAAAACGATCGGCCATCAAACGTCAGTTTTACAATCGTCTGGGTTTGTATGTGAGCACGGGCTATTTGCTACTCACCTTTTTACTGAAGTGGATGGCTTACGCGCAATTTGAATCCGCCTTAAAAGCACAAGACATAAGCTATTCACAACTAGATACTCGTCCTTCACCTTTGAACACCATCCTTTGGAGCGCCAATGTGGAAACTGAAGTCGCTTATCTGTTAGGAAACTATTCATTGTTTGATTCTCAACCGATCACCTTTGAATCTTATCCAAAGAATCATCAGCTCTTGGGAGCATTAATTGATCAGGAACCGGTACAGCGAATGATCGCTATTTCAGAAGGGTGGTACACCATCAGCCAAAAGGAGGGAAAGTTGTACTTCAACGATCTGCGATTTGGCCTTTTGAGCCTAGAACCTAAGGCACAGGATTTTGTGTTTAGTTACCAGATCGAAACAAATTCATCCGGTCAAGTCACATTTACAGAAGTACCTAAAACCAAAAGGGATGGCAAGAAGCTACTGGCAGATTTATGGCAGCGGGTGAAGGGAAATTAATTGGTTGCAATCTTTGTTTTTGCCGAGGCTCGAAACATCTCGTCATTGCGAACGGAGCGCAGCGAAGTGCGGCAATCCCTTGCGGATACTTGCTGCTGTCTTATTATTCAGAAAATAAACTGACTCAAAACGAGATACTTTAGAGGGTACTAGATTATTCGTCATACGTTCACAAGCCAGGTGGACTCTTCATTTTTGGCATAGCCCAAAAACGAAGCAAAAAACCCTAGGCTGTGAATAAATTCCTAAATTTCGGCTTTTTACTGCACTTAAATCCAAACTCGCTATGCTCAAACAGTGGATTTAAATTCGATTTTCACAAAGCCGAATTTCTTAACGGAATTAATTCAAGGCCAGATCAATACCCTATTTTTTTGATTTCTGTCCGTTTTATCTTTCAAAAAGTGTTAAGAAACTAATACAAAAGCCTTTTGATAATAGCAACTCACCTGCTTTACTCCGTCACAATCTCATTCCCTCTATAGACATGATTTTTGTCTTTGAATAAAAGGCCATCGGCATCCTTGGGACCGAAAGTCGCCAAATCAACACCTTCCAATACTTGGCCATCGAAGTATGCATTGTTTTTGTCTTTGGTGTATGCTTGGTATTCGTACACATGGAAAGTCTCCATATCGACGCCTTCCATGGGTTTCCCTAAATAATAGATGTGGTTTTTGTCAGCTCCATAGTAGGTGTCCTTCCAAAATTTGAAACTGCTTCTGTCTGCCATAGGCATCAGCTGGTTATTATGATATACTTTATCATCCACTAGCAAGTAATCATGCTCCATGACTGAAATAGATTCAAGATTCTTCACAGGTATTTTTAAGAGAGCTTCTTCCATATCCTCGAGCCAGTTGCTATACGAGTAGAGGTAGTCCTTGTCCGCGATATAGTGGTTGTCTATGACCTGAATACTAGCAACATCAATAGAAGAGGGGATGATTTCATCTTGCCTGTGAAGGTAGACGGTGTTTTTGTCTTTGCTGCTTACATCATTGAGTATTTCAAAGGTTGCGTAGTCTACATCTACAGCTTTGTAATTATAAAAGTACAGTTTGTCATCCTTGCTCCAGTCATAATCCATGAATTCGAAGGTGTCAGGATTAGCGCCTTCAATCTTTAGCATGGTTTCTTTAGGCATAGGTTTTTCGGACATCCTTCCGTGAGCAAATTCTTGTGCTACATAGACATGTGATTTGTCATAGCCTATGTAGTCGACGACACGAAATGTAGCATGATCGACCTCAGCCGTAATGTCTTCGGCTTTGTAATACACTCTGTCTTTGTCTTTGGCATATTCTAAGCCAAGCACTTCAAAAGAGGCTACATCTGCATTCATCTTAGTATTGCCCAGTTCGAACCAATTGCCCATCCGACTGTATTGGATATCGCTTTTGTCGCGGTTGTAATAATAGTTATCCGAAAGGGCTTCGTCGACCGGTCCGGAGAAGGGTCTGCAAGCTGTAAATAAGAGAAATCCCGCCAATACTACGGTGACAATTACGACGATACTAAATGTTGACATATAGGTTGATGTTGTGATGATGGAGTTCTGTTGGTTTCGTGTTTTCAAATGTATAGAAAGGTTCGATTCAAGTAATGGTCCCATTCGATTTTTTCAGTAGTTGAGATATTAATCCTTCTATTCCTAAAGAATTGATTTATAGTCGTCAGTGGGGGTGTTGTAATTTTTCGCCCATTGCTCTCGAGTGAGTTTCCAAAGCTCTTGCTCAGTGAATTTTGGATCCACGTATTTTGCCTTGGTGATTTTGATGAATTCGCAACCTGTTTTTTCTTTGATTCTTCTGGATGCCACATTACCCACGGCATTAGCAAATATCAATTCTTCAAAGCCAAGGGAATCGAAGGCATAACTCAATATGGGAGGCATGGCTTCTGTCATGATACCTTTGCTCCAATGTTTTTTGGCCAACCAAAATCCTCTGTGCTCTGGCTTACCTTCTTTCCACAGATCAATACATCCAATAAGTTCTTGAGGTTCATCTTTAAGGAAAATACCCCACACCCATCTGCCTTGACCTTGATTTGGAATGATTACATTTTTGATAAAATCATGCACACCATGCTCCGGATAAGGCCAGGGAACAAGGCTTGACAAATACCTGATTACCTCATAGTCCACGAAGTGTTTTTTATACGCATCGGCGTCGGATAATTCAACCGCTCTTAATATCAGTCGTTCAGTTTCAAATGACGGTATCTTACTTTTATCCTTCATAATTAATTACAACCAGGACTATATCTGCTGACAAAAATCACAAGTTACGCTGCGCTAAACTTGCGTCAGTAGGGGAACGCCTTATCAAGAGAAATTGGATTAAAAAAAGGCCAATACACTTGTTTTTACCATAGATATCGACCATGTATGAGGCGTATGCTCTCACTTTGTGGACAGCTCTAAAATAGTGAATTCAGCCGGTGCTTCCAAAGTATCCAAGTGGCAGTGCGCATAGAAGGTCAAAACTCCTGCGAAATGAGCTTGGTAGAAAGCAGAGAAGTTTCTTCAGCGGCTGATTCACGGTCGAGTCCCGATGCAGTTTGTAGAAAGCACGCAAGCATATGCCTCATACATAATGTTATGGCTATTTTTTCTCAAACTCTTTGATCCAAAGCTCATACAGACCTTTATTGAGCGAGTCTGCTGTTAATTGCGATTTCCAAAAGGTGAGCAAAGTGTCCTTATTTAGGATTGCTCTATCAAACTTGTATTCCAGTTCTCTAATTCGGAAAGATTCGTTGATAAATGAATTCATTTTTTTCCTATAAATCGAATCGTTCAAGTCCTTTGCAAAGTATCCTTCGTTCAGGAGCTGTTCAATTGTTACGCCGTTCGTGATCAGTTTATTCAATTGAATTGTATCGAATTCACTGATCAAGGCAATAGACTGTTCACCTTGAATGTCAATCTTATATCTTATGTTAGTTATTAGCGAATCTTCACGAATTTCGTACTTCGCATAGGGCAGTAATTCCCAATCGATATTGAAGCGTTCAATAGTGTCCTCATGAAAATAGAATTCCGTATAAATGTCATGTACACCATCTGTAAGGCTTTGCCAATGTCCCGCAAGGTCAATTTCTTCGGAAGAGTTCTCTTGACATGAAATTAAGAGGACAGAAAGTAGAAGTGAGTAAATGAGTTTCATAGATCGACTTCAATTAGCCATAACGACCCTGTATGGATCTGTGGTCATAAAGATAGGGTGCGCTGGTCAAAGATCATATGTCAAAAGCTCAAAACCTACATTTTGCCGCGGCAAAATGAACTGGACAAGTCATCGGATTAGCCCGCCTTCAGGTAAGAAACAACGAGCGCCAACGACTTTGTCCGCGTAGCAAGTCACTAATACCATCGTAGCTGTTCTCGGTGACATATGATCGTCGATGATGGCAGGGGAGGTTCTATCATCTGATATGACCATGATCTCATACAATTTGTTAGCCATATTTTTTTAGGTTTTTGAATAGAATGAAGGCTCCAATTATTATACCTGTTAACCAGAAAAATGGCGCAATTGTTAAATCGTAATTCAAATTATTATAACCCTGATTAAGGTTGTTGATATATTCAATACCCATTAATCCGTCAATAAAAGGTAGTGAAGTCCAAATAATTTGATAGGATAAATAAAAAGCTATTGATGTTAAGAATGCTCTACGAGTTTCCGATTTATCAGAAAAATTGGTTTTTGATAACCTGTTAAGTGTGTAGTTAAATATTACGACGGAGCAAATTAGTCCGATAATATTCGCACTTAGTGCACTAATGATATTGTTAATTGATGATTGAAAAAATACCCTTTCTAACAACTTTGTTATTAAGTCTCTTAATCCGAACCCAGGAAATGTCGGGCTAAAAAAGAAACCTACTCCAAGAATAGCAATTGTACGATAATTCATAAGTTATGGCTAACAACCGGATAACACACACTAGTGTGTGTTATCCACTATATGTTTTTGGTCTCTTAATTTTACTTAAAATCATCGTTCTAACCAAACGGAGCTTAATAAGCATTTTTTTAAACGTTTATTACACTTTCTCAGAATGGCTGCGGTTAGGCTAGCAGATTGATGGTCTGCAATAAAAAAAACAGGCATTGACAAGCTGCTGACCAGACCGATTACCAAAGTAGTGGATATGTAGGGAAATTACAAGAGCTCAGGCCGTAGAACTACTCAGCGGCTTTTTTCCATACAAAAAAGTCCTTCAAGTATTCTCGATAGACATATCCCCAAGGGATAACCACTAGATCGATCACGATGCCGGGTGCCATCGACCAAAACCAGGATTCGTAGTTGTCATCCAGCAGCCCGGTGCTTTTTGCAGGCAGGTAAGTACCAATGATCCAGGCGGATTTATACACCAGTTGGATCAAAAGCAGGGGGATAAACTTCAATGGGTGCCGAATCCCCAGTAGGCATAAAAAGGAGAAGGCGGCATAGAAACTGATCGTCACCCCAGACATGGGACTTGGTACGTTGGTAGGCGCAAATACTTCTGCCCAATGATCAGGCCCCAGGCCGACAAGAATAAGTAAAAAAAGTACACGTAAGACATGCTGTCTCCATAGAGGAGGCGTAAGATTGGTAGTCATAGTTTTGAGTTTATGATTAATAAAATTTTAAAAACTAAGACTCAGATGCAGAGAATCGCCAGAGGGTTGCATCAAGTGTATTTATTCTGTCTAAGGAAGCTATCTTTCTTCTTTGATCAGCTTCCAGACCGCCTTATTGTAATTTGCCTTGCTTATTCCTGTCAATTGTTCGAGGGCTGAATAATAATTGGCATTTCCTTTTTCGAAAGGGCCACAGTTGAGCATTTGCCATACGCCTTCGAATCCTTGTTCTTTTTCTATTTTTTGTATGACAAGCGCATTTACCACATAGTCCGCCATCAAGTGCGTGGCTCTACTTTCACCGAAGTTTACAGGCTCTTCTT
The sequence above is drawn from the Reichenbachiella sp. genome and encodes:
- a CDS encoding M56 family metallopeptidase; protein product: MNNLLNYLLESGLALGAFSLFYLLALKNEKSFNFNRFFLLGSATLSLIIPLISFRFEGVPSNLVAGTIFLDAVSMDASPTTQGMNFLSYLPWVYMSISTILLIKLIGRTATLLLKRPQSQKIDQVRQCIIADSAEAYTFLDTVFLGSQLSTEEQDLILSHEKVHAKEWHSLDILFFELITALLWINPFIYIIKKLARINHEYLADAQAIQNANRESYIQTLAAHTIRAQGYELAHAFHTSSTLKRIKMINQQNNQIMKIKQIIPFVLGLGLVLTFGCEDAVEQLSEMNDQEAAKAIAQVQTSAVKKAEGMEGVYDQVEVLPDPSGGMTEFYQWIAGNMEYPTQARKDGIEGKVFVQFIVDETGQLTEVKSIKGIGAGCDAEAVRVMKSAAKWAPGLVDNKPVKVRMILPITFKLS
- a CDS encoding BlaI/MecI/CopY family transcriptional regulator; this translates as MKELTKAEEQVMKALWQIERGVVHDIIAKLPEPKPAYNTVSTIVRILETKEFVSHKAYGKTYEYFPIVAKKDYSKFYLSNFMDGYFGGSFKNLVSFFAEENNLSVNELNELVELAKKEHKSTDHE
- a CDS encoding Fur family transcriptional regulator, with product METKGRKEILKRHGMRVTDCRLDVLDLFINRKQALSQKDLEENLTAYDRVTLYRTLHSFIDSGVLHKIPNDNGIASYGVCFDTCSPESHQHDHVHFKCTACGQLECIEEHIHLPAISLPRDYKMGAVDIIVNGVCGTCTAG
- a CDS encoding TonB-dependent receptor, coding for MKNFLGLIVGLVVSTSAWSQVQLSGIIYDAENREPLPGAIVSIHELDVTKVTDIDGKFLFESIRPATYHLHISYMGYKARTMVKSVRQAENLSIYLEPTTLELSEIVVESNHYKTGPKEQTLPMEILDAEFLAKNRKGTFVNSLEDIPGISAINTGVGISKPVIRGMSFNRVIVNDKGVKQEGQQWGTDHGLEIDMFEPGRVEVIKGPGSLMYGSDGLGGVINIFPPAIPQNKEIEGSVQGIYKSNNHLIGTSTVVQGKKDDWVYRGRFSTQDFGDYRVPADQFTYNGYNLPIYNERLKNTAGRERNFTLMTGIKKNWGYSTLTVSNFHQKAGLFVGAVGIPRSYQLEHDGSYRNIDIPNQETRHFKIASNSNVLIRGKWLEMDWGYQRNRREEHSDPTAHGQEEGPDGTLEHGLDLQTISVNSRYFWQATESHTRIIGLQGQYQWHDWDGYAFLLPEFRSSNIGVFVYEEYSWANRFTATGGLRVDYAIRDITGYSESDGTIFFQYNEDIYREYFNLSGALGLSYYPSELLNIKFNLGTSYRVPTPNELSINGLHHGTFRYELGEPSLTSERGVQMDLSMSYQKKDFSLVVTPFMSYFDGFIYLAATTQFSSDFNPFLPAESGQIYQYRQNDAVFAGTEVAIEYHPLEALHWRAGYEYVYNYNLDSKLPLPFTPPGSLYSELEYGFDVKGALLEDIHVGANTKWVFDQERVDRNENTTPGYWLLGINAGMGIRMGKAAIGQITFSAQNLFDKKYFNHLSRYRLLNLPEQGRNFVISFKIPFAIK
- a CDS encoding DUF4625 domain-containing protein; the encoded protein is MKKMNVWLLAILVAPVWFSCDDDDAVDTTAPTITLEDPVNGEAIAAGTTMEVHGDLEDDVDLATYSITIHDNFDGHAHGRMQSKFSFSESYETEGTNVHMHQEIEIPATVTAGPYHFIVQAIDAAGNSTSFQDDSNVEVEIWITNEEMGHITFTDANDVEIEELEGVVGQALEVDGYVLDESGTLAHIDISVGHLDEEEGDHDGHNHGRVLEDAIYDKEFDVEGEGMVQFRNLLANESIVVSQSDLDELEEGEHLHLIVRVEDADGNISRGTIEIHFD
- a CDS encoding SemiSWEET family transporter, which codes for MNSYAPLFGYLAVALTISSFVPQVWQSLKTRSVEDLSLWTLIIFVCSSSTWLTYGILIFDLPIIITNTIVFTLQMALLVLKLKHNGPRQPKIKIEHAAIWVNDLEGMSAFYSKYFQAEKGNRYENPAKNFSSYFLRFDHRKTRIELMHNPDYLPQQESDKKHNGLAHLAFSVGTKQRVDELTNQFRADGFSILGEPRTTGDGYYESVIADPEGNPIEITE
- a CDS encoding LD-carboxypeptidase, with product MDRRSFVKKSAVASAATMLTLNAAHAKAVENQSLIKPKALKKGDTIGLITPASAVTRQAFEKAVENLKAMGFVVKYTDNMSVRKGFLAGTDQQRLDDLHQMFSDPNIDGIVCARGGYGSGRLLPKINYDLIKANPKVLVGYSDITALLYGIHQKTGLVCFHGPVGASEYSEFTDKAFEQVLMKGKAPKFERPKEWEENEDPAFQSLPIVEGTAEGGLVGGNLSLMCSIMGTPYDIDFKGKIVFIEEIGESPYRVDRMLTQLLNSGKLSEAKGVAMGVFRGCETKPDDPDFALSTSLENVLKDRFGHINIPVLYGLPIGHIDDNATLPFGVQAELDVENGSLKLLEKGVE